A genomic region of Elephas maximus indicus isolate mEleMax1 chromosome 10, mEleMax1 primary haplotype, whole genome shotgun sequence contains the following coding sequences:
- the TMEM179 gene encoding transmembrane protein 179, protein MALNNFLFAQCVCYFLAFLFSFVVVVPLSENGHDFRGRCLLFTEGMWLSANLTVQERERFTVQEWGPPAACRFSLLASLLSLLLAAAHAWRTLFFLCKGHEDSFFYAFLNLLVSALVVFLVFIASTIVSVGFTMWCDAVTEKGTVPHSCEELQDVDLELNVDNSAFYDQFAIAQFGLWASWLAWLATTVLAFLKVYHNYRQEDLLDSLVHEKELLLARPGPRATCQEDKNAVI, encoded by the exons ATGGCGCTCAACAACTTCCTCTTCGCGCAGTGCGTCTGCTACTTCTTGGCCTTCCTCTTCAGCTTCGTGGTGGTGGTGCCGCTGTCCGAGAACGGGCACGACTTCCGCGGCCGCTGCCTGCTCTTCACCGAGGGCATGTGGCTGAGCGCCAACCTGACGGTGCAGGAGCGCGAGCGCTTCACGGTGCAGGAGTGGGGCCCGCCGGCCGCCTGCCGCTTCAGCCTGCTCGCCAGCCTCCTCTCGCTGCTGCTCGCCGCCGCGCACGCCTGGCGCACGCTCTTCTTCCTCTGCAAGGGTCATGAGGA ctctttcttctatgCCTTCCTGAACCTGTTGGTCAGCGCCCTCGTGGTCTTCCTCGTCTTTATCGCCAGTACCATTGTGAGTGTGGGATTCACCATGTGGTGTGATGCCGTCACTGAGAAGGGCACCGTGCCGCACAG CTGCGAAGAGCTGCAGGACGTCGACTTGGAGCTGAATGTGGACAACTCCGCCTTCTACGACCAGTTTGCCATTGCCCAG TTCGGCCTCTGGGCCTCGTGGCTGGCCTGGCTGGCCACCACCGTGCTGGCCTTCCTAAAGGTCTACCACAACTACCGCCAGGAGGACCTGCTGGACAGCCTGGTCCACGAGAAGGAGTTGCTGCTGGCCCGACCGGGCCCCCGCGCCACCTGCCAGGAGGACAAGAATGCTGTCATctag